The bacterium genome has a segment encoding these proteins:
- a CDS encoding AraC family transcriptional regulator yields the protein MTSLSKRLLSEISRDVRRVTGIRPFFMDLNGCTNRETDPIGVPILKINKLRIYALHESVNMGCPYFFETMPGLGSWVVALEHRRIIHGALIGGDVLFKENQRPEADSVRHLITLGLSPAQAHDYYASRPILSLSERNEAASYLEHTFYQMSGWKAVHMNENRLRRQQQQQIAEAIEDQQQRGAPTAYPFEKERILLSHIRAGDQTGARRVLNEMLGAMYLTTPKLVVLRARAIEMMGYLTRAAVEDSPVMESLIERNHQWMERLIRARDFEALARVLTDALNDFIEGIYLHGFNRSNTHVTKALDFIAHNYMKPIQLKDIAKEVGLSPFRLAHVVKEHSGKTLLQIIIHTRVQNALQLLGNTDKSCTEIAYQVGFNDQSYFIKHFKRLTGVTPARYRRTRIIPETSPL from the coding sequence ATGACAAGTCTCTCCAAGCGACTTCTCAGTGAAATATCGCGTGATGTCCGCAGGGTCACAGGGATACGACCCTTTTTCATGGATCTTAATGGGTGCACGAATCGGGAGACCGATCCTATCGGCGTGCCAATTTTGAAAATCAATAAACTTCGAATCTACGCCCTTCACGAGAGTGTCAATATGGGCTGTCCATATTTTTTTGAAACCATGCCGGGACTCGGAAGTTGGGTGGTCGCACTGGAACACCGCAGGATTATCCATGGCGCCTTAATCGGGGGTGATGTGCTTTTCAAGGAAAACCAGCGACCAGAAGCGGACAGTGTCCGCCACCTGATCACCCTGGGGTTATCCCCTGCTCAAGCTCATGACTATTACGCGAGCCGCCCCATTCTCTCTCTTAGCGAACGCAACGAAGCGGCCAGCTATCTCGAGCACACCTTCTATCAGATGAGCGGATGGAAGGCGGTTCATATGAACGAAAACCGCCTCAGGAGACAGCAGCAACAACAAATCGCCGAAGCGATCGAAGATCAACAACAACGGGGTGCTCCGACAGCTTATCCCTTCGAAAAAGAGCGCATTCTGCTCTCGCATATCCGGGCAGGTGACCAGACCGGAGCCCGTCGTGTACTGAATGAGATGCTGGGCGCCATGTATCTGACCACACCCAAGCTGGTCGTACTGCGAGCCCGTGCTATTGAAATGATGGGATATCTCACCCGTGCTGCCGTGGAAGACAGCCCCGTCATGGAATCCCTTATTGAGCGCAATCACCAATGGATGGAGCGCCTGATCCGTGCCCGCGATTTTGAAGCCCTGGCACGAGTTCTCACGGACGCCCTGAATGACTTTATTGAAGGCATTTACCTTCACGGCTTTAATCGCTCCAACACCCACGTCACAAAGGCGCTTGATTTCATCGCACATAACTATATGAAGCCCATCCAACTAAAGGACATCGCGAAGGAAGTGGGCTTGAGCCCTTTTCGATTGGCTCACGTAGTCAAGGAGCATAGTGGAAAGACACTACTCCAGATTATCATTCATACGAGGGTTCAAAATGCCCTTCAACTGCTGGGAAACACTGATAAATCCTGCACAGAAATTGCCTATCAGGTGGGCTTTAATGACCAAAGCTATTTTATCAAGCACTTCAAACGATTGACCGGCGTGACCCCAGCCCGCTACCGCCGCACACGGATCATCCCCGAAACGAGCCCTCTTTAA
- a CDS encoding corrinoid protein — MMSAVLEQIKESLMKGKANDVKVLVQQALNENIGAADILNKGLLGGMGIIGERFKKNEVYVPEVLIAARAMKAGMEILKPALAAAKVEPRGVVVIGTVKGDLHDIGKNLVGMMLEGGGFKVVDAGINVEPAKFIELARANNASLIGASALLTTTMTNMKEIVVALKQSDLAGKVKVMIGGAPVTQAFCDEIGADGYAPDAASAADLAKKLA; from the coding sequence ATGATGAGCGCAGTTTTGGAACAGATTAAGGAATCATTGATGAAGGGCAAGGCCAATGACGTCAAAGTATTGGTTCAGCAGGCATTGAACGAGAACATCGGTGCTGCGGATATTTTGAATAAAGGGTTATTAGGCGGTATGGGTATTATCGGAGAACGTTTCAAGAAGAACGAAGTTTATGTCCCGGAAGTGTTGATCGCGGCGCGTGCGATGAAAGCCGGAATGGAGATTTTGAAGCCGGCACTGGCGGCGGCCAAGGTCGAGCCTCGTGGCGTGGTGGTGATTGGCACGGTAAAGGGCGACCTTCATGACATCGGTAAAAACCTGGTTGGCATGATGCTTGAGGGCGGCGGTTTCAAGGTGGTGGATGCGGGGATCAATGTTGAACCGGCTAAGTTTATTGAGTTAGCACGGGCCAACAATGCCTCATTGATTGGTGCCTCGGCACTGCTCACCACCACCATGACAAATATGAAAGAGATCGTGGTGGCACTCAAGCAATCCGACCTTGCCGGTAAAGTGAAAGTGATGATTGGCGGGGCGCCCGTAACCCAGGCGTTCTGTGATGAGATCGGTGCTGATGGCTATGCTCCCGATGCTGCCTCTGCCGCGGATTTAGCCAAGAAATTGGCCTAG